From the Simplicispira suum genome, the window TGCGTTGACACCCGACCAGGTGATCGCGACGGTCAAGGAGTCGGGCTTGCGTGGACGCGGCGGCGCCGGCTTTCCTACGGGGCTCAAATGGAGCTTCATGCCACGCCAGTTCCCCGGCCAGAAGTATCTTGTGTGCAATTCGGACGAGGGTGAGCCTGGGACCTGCAAGGACCGCGACATCCTGATGTACAACCCCCACAGCGTGATCGAGGGCATGATCATCGGGGCCTACGCGATGGGCATCAGCGTGGGCTACAACTACATCCACGGTGAGATCTTTAAGGCGTACGAGCGGTTCGAGGTTGCTCTCGAGGAGGCGCGACGCGCTGGCTACCTGGGATCAAAGTTGTTGGGCAGCGACTTCAGTTTCGAGCTCTATGCGCACCACGGATTTGGCGCCTATATCTGCGGTGAAGAGACGGCCTTGCTCGAATCGCTGGAAGGCAAGAAGGGGCAGCCCCGGTTCAAGCCACCGTTTCCGGCCAGCTTTGGTCTCTACGGCAAGCCGACCACCATCAACAACACCGAGACGTTTGCCGCCGTGCCGTGGATCATCCGCAACGGTGGCGCGGCATACCTTGCTTGTGGCAAGCCCAACAACGGAGGCACCAAAATTTACTCGGTATCGGGCGATGTGGAGCTGCCCGGCAACTACGAGGTGCCCATGGGCACGCCATTTCCTAAGCTCTTGGAGCTTGCGGGAGGCGTACGCAAGGGGCGCAAGCTCAAGGCTGTAATTCCGGGGGGGTCATCATCGCCCGTGTTGCCAGCTTCCATCATGATGGAATGCACGCTTGACTACGACTCCATCTCCAAAGCCGGCTCCATGCTGGGCTCAGGCGCAGTCATCGTGATGGACGACAGCCGGTGCATGGTGGAATCGCTCAAGCGGCTGTCGTATTTCTACATGCACGAGTCCTGTGGACAGTGCACGCCGTGCCGTGAGGGTACGGGTTGGTTGTGGCGTCTGGTCGACCGTATTCACCGTGGCGAAGGCAGGTGGGCGGATATGGACGTGCTCGACGACGTGGCAGCCAACATCATGGGACGCACCATTTGCGCTCTGGGAGATGCCGCAGCCATGCCTGTGCGCGCCATGCTCAAGCATTTCCGTCATGAATTCGAAGCGATGATTCCCAAGACGAATCCGCGTACCTCGGCTTCGGCCTGATCGCGAGTAAAGCATATGGTTGAAATTGAACTCGACGGAAAAAAGGTAGAGATCGCCGAAGGCAGCATGGTGATGCATGCGGCCGAGAAGGCGGGGACCTACATCCCGCATTTCTGTTATCACAAGAAGCTCACGATTGCCGCCAACTGCCGCATGTGTCTGGTGGACATCGAAAAGTCCCCCAAGCCCATGCCTGCCTGCTGCACACCGGTCACACAAGGCATGGTGGTGCGCACCAAGAGCGACAAGGCCCTCAAGGCACAGAAATCCGTCATGGAGTTTCTGCTTATCAACCATCCCTTGGACTGCCCGATCTGCGATCAGGGCGGTGAATGCCAGTTGCAGGATTTGGCGGTGGGTTATGGCGCTTCGGCCTCGCGCTATGAGGAAGAAAAGCGTGTCGTTCTGCACAAAGACGTAGGCCCCTTGATCTCCATGGAGGAGATGACCCGTTGCATCCACTGCACGCGCTGCATCCGCTTTGGCCAAGAGGTGGGCGGCATCATGGAGCTGGGCATGATCAATCGAGGTGAGTACGCCGAGATCACCACCGTGGCGGGCGACACCATCGATTCTGAACTCTCGGGCAACATGATCGACATTTGCCCGGTGGGGGCCCTCACCAGCAAGCCCTTTCGCTACAGCGCCCGCACCTGGGAGCTCTCCCGCCGCAAGTCCGTCAGCCCGCACGACTCTACGGGTGCGAACCTCATCGTTCAGGTGAAGAACCACCGTGTCATGCGCGTTCTTCCGTTTGAGAATGAGGACGTCAACGAATGCTGGATCGCTGACCGCGATCGCTTTTCCTACGAAGCGCTGACAGGGCCCGATCGACTGGAGCATCCCATGCTCAAGCAGGGCGGCGAGTGGCGGGAAGTCGACTGGCAGACGGCGCTCGAATACGTAGCTAACGGTTTGCAGGATATCGATGCGGAACACGGCAGCGCAAGCATTGGCGCGCTGGTCAGTCCGCACAGCACCCTGGAAGAGCTGTATTTGGCGGGTGCCTTGGTGCGCGGAATGGGCAGCGGCAACATCGATTACCGCTTGCGCAACGCAGAATTTGAAGACGCGCCGGGTGTGCGCTGGTTAGGGCAATCCATTGCGTCGCTCGCAACGCTTGACTCGGTGCTGGTGCTCGGCTCCAACGTTCGCAAGGATCATCCCTTGTTTGCACAGCGCATCCGCCAAGCCCAGCGCAAAGGCGCAGTGGTAAGTTCGATCAACTCAGTGCAGCCCGACTGGGCCATGCCGGTAGCCCACGTTATGGTGGCTCCCGCGTCGGACTGGTTGCGCGCTCTGGCCGAAGTCGCTGCTGCGCTCGGGCAGTCGAACGCAGTGTCTGCACCGGTTAGCGGGATAGAGCCGAGTGCTGCAGCAGCCGACATCGCCAAGGCCTTGTTGCGGGGCGAGCAGAAGGCCATTTTGCTGGGCAACGCTGCCGCCCACCACAGCCAGGCGTCGAAACTGCTGGCGCTGTGCAACTGGATCGGTGCGCAGACCGGCGCAAGCGTTGGCTACCTCACTGAAGCGGCCAACACCGTCGGTGCGCAGTGGGTGAAGGCGGTGCCGAATGCTGGGGCTCTGAATGCCGCGCAGATGCTTTCGGGATCGCTCAAGGGCGTACTGCTGCTCAACACCGAACCGGTCTTTGACTCGGCGGCAGGCGAGGGCGCTGCGAGCGCATTGGCAGCGGCTGACATGGTAGTGACGCTCAGCCCGTTCAAGACCAATATGGATTTCAGCGATGTGCTGCTGCCCATCGCTCCATTTACGGAAACCTCCGGCAGTTTTGTGAATGCGGAGGCGCGCTTGCAAAGCTTCAATGCCGTTGTCCGCCCTTTGGGCGAAACGCGGCCCGCTTGGAAGGTGCTGCGCGTGCTTGCCAATCTGATGGAAATTCCCGGTTTTGAATTTGAGTCTTCACAAGACGTGCTGAGCCAGATTGCCGGAGCGGGGGGTGCCGCGACCGGGATCCCAACCGCGTTACTGAGCAATCACAGCGAGGCACTCGTCTCCGACGTGAGCGGTATTTCCGACGAAGCACCCGTGTCTGCTGCCATCTACCAGCTCGATAGCTTGGTGCGGCGCTCACCGTCGTTGCAGGCGACGCGGGACGGTCGAGCTGCGGCCAGGGAGGTGCAGCCATGATCGACGCGCTGTACAACGGGGGGCTGCATTTGCTGGACCAGGCTTGGTGGACAGGTGCTGGTTGGCCGGTGCTCTGGATTTTGATCAAGATTGTGGTCATCGTGCTGCCTTTAATGGGCGCAGTGGCCTATCTCACGCTCTGGGAGCGCAAGCTGCTCGGCTTCATGCAGGTGCGCCACGGCCCCAATCGCGTCGGGCCGCTGGGCTTGTTGCAGCCGATTGCTGACGCCTTGAAGCTGCTCACCAAGGAAATCATCCAGCCATCGGCGGCCTCCAAGGGTCTGTTTGTGCTGGGGCCAGTGATGGCCATCATGCCGGCACTGGCCGCCTGGGTGGTCATTCCTTTCGGGCCCGAGGTGGCGCTTAGCAATATCAACGCCGGGCTGCTGCTGCTGATGGCAATCACCTCCATCGAGGTGTATGGCGTGATCATCGCTGGCTGGGCTTCCAACTCGAAATACGCCTTTTTGGGTGCCATGCGCGCTTCGGCCCAAATGGTGAGCTATGAAATTGCCATGGGTTTCTGCTTTCTGGTGGTGATCATGGTGTCGGGCAGCATGAACCTCACCGAAGTCGTACTGGGCCAGGGGCGCGGCGCCATGGCGGCAAACGGCCTTTCATTCCTATCGTGGAACTGGCTGCCGCTGCTGCCCATTTTTATCGTCTACCTTGTGTCGGCTGTTGCCGAAACCAATCGCCACCCGTTCGACGTGGTCGAAGGTGAAGCAGAAATTGTGGCCGGCCACATGGTGGAATATTCTGGTATGGGGTTTGCCATCTTCTTCCTCGCCGAATACGCGAGCATGTGGTTGGTGTCGATTCTCGCGGTCATCATGTTCTTGGGAGGCTGGCTCTCTCCGTTTGCGGCGCTGGACTTCATTCCTGGCTGGATCTGGCTCGGGATCAAGACTTTCCTCGTGGTATCCATGTTTATCTGGATCCGCGCCACCTTCCCGCGCTTTCGCTATGACCAGATCATGCGCTTGGGCTGGAAGATCTTCATTCCTGTCACGCTGGTGTGGCTGCTCGTGATCGCGGGCTGGCTACTCTCGCCCTGGAATATCTGGAAATAAGCGGAGAACCCCCCATGGCTGCCGTTGCTGCTGCATCTTTTTCCGTCAAGGATTTCTTCAAGAGCTTTTTGCTGGTGGAGCTGGTCAAGGGCATGGTCCTGACCGGGCGCTACGCGTTCCGACGCAAGGTGACCGTACAGTTCCCCGAAGAAAAGACACCCCTTTCACCTCGTTTTCGTGGCCTGCACGCACTGCGTCGCTACGAGAACGGGGAAGAGCGCTGCATTGCCTGCAAGCTGTGCGAGGCAGTTTGTCCTGCGGTGGCTATCACCATCGAGTCCGATATTCGTGACGATGGTTCGCGCCGTACCACCCGCTATGACATCGATTTGACGAAGTGCATTTTTTGCGGTTTCTGTGAGGAAAGCTGCCCCGTCGATTCCATCGTAGAAACACATATTCTTGAATACCACGGTGAAAAGCGTGGTGATCTGTATTTCACCAAGGACATGTTGCTGGCGGTCGGTGACCGCTACGAAACCGAGATTGCTGCTGCCCGAGCGGCAGACGCGCCTTACCGCTGAGCGGCAAGGCCCCTACGCGAGACTTCTTGAAAAGAACCGATTCATGGACGCCAAGACTGGTTTTTTCTATCTCTTCTCGGTGGTGCTGCTGTTTGCAGCCTTCCGGGTTATCACAGCACGAAATCCGGTGCATGCGATATTGCATCTGATGCTGGCTTTTTCGCAGGCTTCGGGCCTTTGGCTGCTGCTGAAGGCTGAGTTTTTGGCCATTGTGCTGGTGCTGATCTACCTGGGCGCCGTAATGGTGCTGTTTATGTTCGTAGTGATGATGCTGGACATTGACATGTCCGGCGTGCGCAAAGGGTTCTGGAAGCACTTTCCTCTGGCCGCTGCGATCGGCGCGGCCATTGCGCTGGAAATGGCTTTGGTGTTGATGGCAGGTTTTCGCGGCATGGACGAGCCCAAAGCCATGGCTAGCGCCGTGGATGCGGCGGGCCAGATTCTTCCGTTTTCCAATGCGAAGGCCTTGGGCCAGCTGATGTACACGGAGTACCTGCTTCCAGTGGAAATCGCTGCGGTGATTTTGCTCGTGGCCATGATTTCCGCCATTGCACTCACGCTGCGCAAGCGTAAGGACAGCAAGGCGATTGACCCATCGGAGCAGATTCGGGTGCGTGCGCAGGACCGCATGCGCATTGTCAAGCTCGCACCCACGATGCTGGCGCCCGAGCCCGAGGCATCAGCTGCAGCACCGGAGACAAAAGCATGAGCTTGACCTTGGGCCACTTCCTCTCGCTGGGTGCAATACTTTTTGCGCTTGCCGTCATCGGTATCTTTCTCAACCGCAAGAATCTGATCGTGCTGCTGATGTCCATCGAACTGATGCTGCTCGCGGTGAACATGAACTTCGTCGCTTTCTCGCACTATCTGGGCGATATGCACGGGCAGGTCTTTGTGTTTTTCATTCTCACGGTGGCAGCGGCCGAGTCGGCCATCGGTCTTGCCATCCTGGTGCTGTTGTTCCGCAACAAGTCCAACATCAATGCGGACGCGCTCGACACCCTGCAGGGTTGAGGCGACTTTAAGCCAAGGTTTCCCACAATGAGTCAAACCCTTTCTGCTTCCACGCTGCTGATCGTGCCGCTTGCACCGCTTGCAGGCGCGCTGCTGGCCGGCGTGCTTGGAACCACGTTCGGCGGTAACTGGATCGGCCGACGCATGAGCCACACGCTCACCATTCTGGGTGTGCTCGTCGCCTTCGTGATTTCGGCCATGACGCTCAAGAGCGTGGCCGTCGATGGCGCCCGTTTTAACGAGAGTATCTACACTTGGATGGAGGTGGGCGGATTGAAAATGGAGGTGGGCTTTCTGATCGACAGCCTGACCGCCATGATGATGTGCGTCGTCACCTTCGTCTCGCTGATGGTTCACATCTACACCATCGGATACATGGAGGAGGACGAAGGCTACAACCGGTTCTTCGCCTACATCTCGCTGTTTACTTTCTCCATGCTGATGCTTGTCATGAGCAACAATATGCTGCAGCTCTTTTTCGGCTGGGAGGCCGTGGGCTTGGTGTCTTATCTGTTGATCGGTTTTTGGTACAACAAGCCGTCGGCGATTTTCGCCAACATGAAGGCTTTTATGGTGAACCGCGTGGGTGACTTCGGTTTCATCCTGGGTATCGGACTGATTGCTGCGTACGCCAATACGCTGAACTACGGCGAGGTATTTGCCAAGGCGGGTGAACTCGGCGCCTTGTCTTTTCCCGGAACGTCCTGGATGCTGATTACCGTTATCTGCATCTGTCTGTTCATCGGAGCCATGGGCAAGAGCGCGCAGTTTCCGCTGCACGTGTGGTTGCCAGACTCGATGGAAGGCCCAACGCCCATTTCGGCCTTGATCCACGCAGCCACCATGGTCACGGCAGGCATCTTCATGGTGGCGCGCATGTCGCCGCTTTTTGAGCTGTCTGACGCGGCCTTGAACTTCATTCTGATCATTGGGGCCATCACGGCGCTGTTCATGGGTTTTCTGGGAATCATCCAGAACGACATCAAGCGCGTCATCGCCTATTCGACCTTGTCGCAGCTGGGTTACATGACGGTAGCGCTCGGTGCATCGGCCTACTCTGTGGCCGTGTTCCATTTGATGACCCATGCCTTCTTCAAGGCATTGTTGTTCCTGGCTGCAGGCTCCGTAATTATCGGGATGCACCACAACCAGGATATTCGCTGGATGGGCGCGGTGCGCAAATACATGCCCATTACCTGGATCACATTTCTACTGGGTTCCCTGGCCCTGATTGGCACGCCGCTGTTCGCTGGTTTTTACTCCAAGGACAGCATCATTGAAGCAGTGCACGCGAGCACGCTGCCTGCAGCGGGGTTTGCTAGCTTTGCCGTGCTGGCCGGTGTTTTTGTCACGGCCTTTTATTCGTTCCGTCTGTATTTCCTGGTGTTCCACGGCAAGGAGCGCTTCGATCAGAATCCAGATGCGCACCACCACGCTGCAGACGAAGAGCCCGATCCGCACGGACACCATGGTGATCACAGCAAACCGCACGAGACGCCTTGGGTGGTCACGGTGCCTTTGGTGCTGTTGGCCATTCCCTCGGTCGTCATTGGCTTCCTCACCATTGGTCCGATGTTGTTCGGTGACTTTTTCAAGGATGTCATCGTTGTCGACGCCGCGCGGCACCCGGCGATGGCAGAACTGGCAGAGGCTTTCCATGGTCCGGTGGCCATGGCATTGCATGGTTTGACGGCAGCACCGTTCTGGCTGGCCCTTGCTGGTGTGGCGGCGTCGTACTACATGTACCTTGTCAATCCGGCGCTTCCGGCATCCATCAAGCGCATATTCCAGCCGATCTATACGCTGCTGGAGAACAAGTATTACCTTGACTGGATCAACGAGAACGTTCTGGCGCGCGCAACGCGTGGCCTCGGCGTAGCTCTGTGGAAGGGCGGTGATCAGGCAGTGATCGACGGTGCGTTGGTGAATGGTTCCTGGAAGCTCGTGGGCTGGGTTGCGGGTGTGGTGCGACGCGTTCAGACAGGTTACGTCTATCACTACGCGCTGGTCATGATTCTGGGAATCTTCGTGCTCATGACGTATTTCGTATGGCTCAACAAGTAGGGGAAAAATAAAAATGGGTTTGTTGAGTCTTGCCATCTGGACGCCTATCGCGTTCGGACTCCTGCTGCTCTTCATGGGGCGTGATGAACAGGCCGGTGCCGTGCGCTGGCTCGCCTTGATTGGCGCCATGGCCGGATTGCTGGTCACGTTTCCCTTGATGGCCGGCTTTGTTCCGGGTACGGCGGACATGCAGTTCGTCGAGAAGCTACGTTGGATCGACACCGTCCAGATCTTCTATCACCTGGGCGTGGATGGAATCTCTTTCTGGTTTGTCCCGCTGACGGCCTTCATCACGGTGATCGTCGTGATTGCGTCCTGGGAATCGATCACGTCCCGCGTGAACCAGTACATGGCTGCGTTCCTCATTCTGTCCGGCGTGATGATCGGTGTGTTCTGCGCGCTTGATGGCATGCTGTTCTATGTCTTCTTCGAGGGCACCTTGATCCCCATGTACCTGATCATTGGTATCTGGGGTGGCCCGCGCAAGATCTACGCGGCGTTCAAGTTCTTTCTGTACACGCTGCTCGGCTCCTTGCTGATGCTGATCGCCATGCTCTACCTCTACAACGAGGCAGGTGGCAGTTTTGATATTGCCTCCTGGCATGCGCTGCCCTTATCGGCACACGCGCAGACCATGCTGTTCTTTGCCTTCTTTGCGGCGTTTGCCGTCAAGGTCCCGATGTGGCCGGTGCACACCTGGTTGCCTGACGTGCACGTCGAAGCGCCTACGGGCGGCTCGGCCGTGCTGGCGGCCATCATGCTCAAGCTAGGCGCCTACGGTTTTCTGCGCTTCTCTCTGCCTATCGCCCCTGACGCCTCGCGCGAATGGGCGTGGTTGATGATCACTCTGTCGCTTATCGCAGTGATCTATGTTGGCTTGGTGGCGATGGTGCAGAAGGACATGAAAAAGCTCGTTGCCTACTCATCGGTGGCGCACATGGGTTTTGTCACCCTGGGTTTTTTCATCTTCAATGACCTCGGGATGTCGGGCGGCATTGCCCAGATGATTGCGCACGGTTTCGTGTCCGCCGCCATGTTCTTGTCCATCGGCGTCCTGTATGACCGGGTGCACTCGCGCGAGATCGCCGATTACGGCGGTGTCGTCAACACCATGCCGAATTTCACCGCATTTGCCCTGTTGTTCGCTATGGCCAACTGCGGACTCCCAGGTACAGCAGGGTTTGTTGGCGAATGGATGGTGATCCTGGCGGCGGTGAAGGCCAATTTCTGGCTCGGCCTGGCTGCGGCAAGTGCCTTGATCTGGGGCGCTGCCTACAGCCTGTGGATGTTCAAGCGCGTGTACCTCGGCCCCGTCGGCAACACCAACGTGCGCGCCATGCTCGACATCGGACGGCGGGAATTCTTTGTGCTTGCGCTTCTCACGGCCGCCATCCTGGCCATGGGCCTGTACCCCAAGCCCGTGACTGACGTGACCGATGCCTCCGTGGCCAAGCTCCTCCAGCATGTGGCCGTGTCCAAGCTGAACTGACCTGATCGAAACAAGAGTACCCCGATGATTGACAACATCAGCTGGCTGGCCATTTATCCGGAGATCGTCCTGCTGGTCATGGCCTGCGTGATCGCGCTGGTTGACCTCGCCATACACAGTCCACGCCGCACCGGAACCTATGTGCTCACCCTGCTGACGCTGGGTGTCGTAGCGCTGCTGGAGGGCATGTATGCCAGCCGCGGCAATACCTTCTACGGTTTTGGCAACATGATCGTCAGTGACGCCATGGGCAACTGGCTCAAGTGCTTTGCCGCTATTGCGCTGATGGTCACACTCATTTATGGGCGCCCTTATGCAGGCGATCGCGACATGCTGCGCGGTGGTGAACTTTTCACGCTGAGCATGTTCTCGCTGCTGGGCATATTCATCATGATTGGCGGCAACAACTTCCTGGTGCTCTATCTCGGGCTGGAGTTGCTTACGCTATCGAGCTACGCACTGGTGGCGCTGCGGCGCGACGACGCAACCGCCACCGAAGCGGCGATGAAGTATTTCGTTCTTGGCGCGATGGCCAGCGGCTTCTTGCTCTATGGCATGTCCATGGTGTACGGCGCCACAGGTTCACTGGACATCGGTGAAGTCTTCAAGGCCGTCAACGCGGGCCAGATTCGCCACCAGGTGCTGGTGTTTGGTCTGGTGTTCATCGTGGCCGGCCTGGCATTCAAGTTGGGCGCTGTGCCGTTTCATATGTGGGTTCCCGACGTGTACGAAGGCGCTCCCACCGTAGTCACCTTGCTGGTTGCCGGCGCGCCCAAGCTTGCCGCCTTTGCGATCGTGATGCGCCTGCTGGTGGACGCCTTGCTGCCGCTGGCTATTGACTGGCAGCAAATGCTCGCCGTGCTGGCCATCGGTTCCTTGCTGGTGGGCAACCTGGCCGCCATTGCGCAGACCAATCTCAAGCGCATGTTGGCGTATTCAACGATTTCGCAAATGGGTTTCGTCCTGCTGGGCCTGATGTCGGGCGTCATCAATGGGACCGTGGATGCTGCCACCGCACAAGCGGCCTACAGCGCTTCCATGTTTTATGTGGTGACCTATGTGCTGACCACACTGGCCGCTTTTGGCGTGATCATGCTGCTTGCCCGCAGCGGTTTCGAGAGCGACACCATTGCCGATATGGCGGGGCTGAATCAGCGCAGCCCGCTGTATGCCGGCATTCTCGCGATCTGCATGTTCTCGATGGCAGGCGTACCTCCTTTGGTCGGGTTCTATTCCAAGTTGGCGGTACTGCAGGCGCTTGTGGCATCGGGCGAGACGCTGCACATTGCCTTGGCTGTGTTTGCCGTGGTCATGTCGCTCATCGGCGCGTTCTACTACCTGCGGGTGGTCAAGGTGATGTACTTTGATGCGCCGGTACAAACGGCGGTGGTGAGCGCACCACTGGACGTGCGCATGGTTTTGACGCTCAACGGCGCTCTGCTGTTCGTACTCGGGATTCTGCCAGGGGGGCTGATGGCCTTGTGCTCCGACGCCATCCTGCGTTCGCTGGCTTCCTG encodes:
- a CDS encoding NADH-quinone oxidoreductase subunit M gives rise to the protein MGLLSLAIWTPIAFGLLLLFMGRDEQAGAVRWLALIGAMAGLLVTFPLMAGFVPGTADMQFVEKLRWIDTVQIFYHLGVDGISFWFVPLTAFITVIVVIASWESITSRVNQYMAAFLILSGVMIGVFCALDGMLFYVFFEGTLIPMYLIIGIWGGPRKIYAAFKFFLYTLLGSLLMLIAMLYLYNEAGGSFDIASWHALPLSAHAQTMLFFAFFAAFAVKVPMWPVHTWLPDVHVEAPTGGSAVLAAIMLKLGAYGFLRFSLPIAPDASREWAWLMITLSLIAVIYVGLVAMVQKDMKKLVAYSSVAHMGFVTLGFFIFNDLGMSGGIAQMIAHGFVSAAMFLSIGVLYDRVHSREIADYGGVVNTMPNFTAFALLFAMANCGLPGTAGFVGEWMVILAAVKANFWLGLAAASALIWGAAYSLWMFKRVYLGPVGNTNVRAMLDIGRREFFVLALLTAAILAMGLYPKPVTDVTDASVAKLLQHVAVSKLN
- the nuoK gene encoding NADH-quinone oxidoreductase subunit NuoK, whose amino-acid sequence is MSLTLGHFLSLGAILFALAVIGIFLNRKNLIVLLMSIELMLLAVNMNFVAFSHYLGDMHGQVFVFFILTVAAAESAIGLAILVLLFRNKSNINADALDTLQG
- the nuoH gene encoding NADH-quinone oxidoreductase subunit NuoH, which codes for MIDALYNGGLHLLDQAWWTGAGWPVLWILIKIVVIVLPLMGAVAYLTLWERKLLGFMQVRHGPNRVGPLGLLQPIADALKLLTKEIIQPSAASKGLFVLGPVMAIMPALAAWVVIPFGPEVALSNINAGLLLLMAITSIEVYGVIIAGWASNSKYAFLGAMRASAQMVSYEIAMGFCFLVVIMVSGSMNLTEVVLGQGRGAMAANGLSFLSWNWLPLLPIFIVYLVSAVAETNRHPFDVVEGEAEIVAGHMVEYSGMGFAIFFLAEYASMWLVSILAVIMFLGGWLSPFAALDFIPGWIWLGIKTFLVVSMFIWIRATFPRFRYDQIMRLGWKIFIPVTLVWLLVIAGWLLSPWNIWK
- the nuoF gene encoding NADH-quinone oxidoreductase subunit NuoF, with amino-acid sequence MKPAQVLSQFQAAGLETCFHGRHIDPQIYADLDGSNWGIDAYIQRGGYQAVRTMLGADGSAALTPDQVIATVKESGLRGRGGAGFPTGLKWSFMPRQFPGQKYLVCNSDEGEPGTCKDRDILMYNPHSVIEGMIIGAYAMGISVGYNYIHGEIFKAYERFEVALEEARRAGYLGSKLLGSDFSFELYAHHGFGAYICGEETALLESLEGKKGQPRFKPPFPASFGLYGKPTTINNTETFAAVPWIIRNGGAAYLACGKPNNGGTKIYSVSGDVELPGNYEVPMGTPFPKLLELAGGVRKGRKLKAVIPGGSSSPVLPASIMMECTLDYDSISKAGSMLGSGAVIVMDDSRCMVESLKRLSYFYMHESCGQCTPCREGTGWLWRLVDRIHRGEGRWADMDVLDDVAANIMGRTICALGDAAAMPVRAMLKHFRHEFEAMIPKTNPRTSASA
- the nuoG gene encoding NADH-quinone oxidoreductase subunit NuoG, which produces MVEIELDGKKVEIAEGSMVMHAAEKAGTYIPHFCYHKKLTIAANCRMCLVDIEKSPKPMPACCTPVTQGMVVRTKSDKALKAQKSVMEFLLINHPLDCPICDQGGECQLQDLAVGYGASASRYEEEKRVVLHKDVGPLISMEEMTRCIHCTRCIRFGQEVGGIMELGMINRGEYAEITTVAGDTIDSELSGNMIDICPVGALTSKPFRYSARTWELSRRKSVSPHDSTGANLIVQVKNHRVMRVLPFENEDVNECWIADRDRFSYEALTGPDRLEHPMLKQGGEWREVDWQTALEYVANGLQDIDAEHGSASIGALVSPHSTLEELYLAGALVRGMGSGNIDYRLRNAEFEDAPGVRWLGQSIASLATLDSVLVLGSNVRKDHPLFAQRIRQAQRKGAVVSSINSVQPDWAMPVAHVMVAPASDWLRALAEVAAALGQSNAVSAPVSGIEPSAAAADIAKALLRGEQKAILLGNAAAHHSQASKLLALCNWIGAQTGASVGYLTEAANTVGAQWVKAVPNAGALNAAQMLSGSLKGVLLLNTEPVFDSAAGEGAASALAAADMVVTLSPFKTNMDFSDVLLPIAPFTETSGSFVNAEARLQSFNAVVRPLGETRPAWKVLRVLANLMEIPGFEFESSQDVLSQIAGAGGAATGIPTALLSNHSEALVSDVSGISDEAPVSAAIYQLDSLVRRSPSLQATRDGRAAAREVQP
- a CDS encoding NADH-quinone oxidoreductase subunit J, producing MDAKTGFFYLFSVVLLFAAFRVITARNPVHAILHLMLAFSQASGLWLLLKAEFLAIVLVLIYLGAVMVLFMFVVMMLDIDMSGVRKGFWKHFPLAAAIGAAIALEMALVLMAGFRGMDEPKAMASAVDAAGQILPFSNAKALGQLMYTEYLLPVEIAAVILLVAMISAIALTLRKRKDSKAIDPSEQIRVRAQDRMRIVKLAPTMLAPEPEASAAAPETKA
- the nuoL gene encoding NADH-quinone oxidoreductase subunit L; the encoded protein is MSQTLSASTLLIVPLAPLAGALLAGVLGTTFGGNWIGRRMSHTLTILGVLVAFVISAMTLKSVAVDGARFNESIYTWMEVGGLKMEVGFLIDSLTAMMMCVVTFVSLMVHIYTIGYMEEDEGYNRFFAYISLFTFSMLMLVMSNNMLQLFFGWEAVGLVSYLLIGFWYNKPSAIFANMKAFMVNRVGDFGFILGIGLIAAYANTLNYGEVFAKAGELGALSFPGTSWMLITVICICLFIGAMGKSAQFPLHVWLPDSMEGPTPISALIHAATMVTAGIFMVARMSPLFELSDAALNFILIIGAITALFMGFLGIIQNDIKRVIAYSTLSQLGYMTVALGASAYSVAVFHLMTHAFFKALLFLAAGSVIIGMHHNQDIRWMGAVRKYMPITWITFLLGSLALIGTPLFAGFYSKDSIIEAVHASTLPAAGFASFAVLAGVFVTAFYSFRLYFLVFHGKERFDQNPDAHHHAADEEPDPHGHHGDHSKPHETPWVVTVPLVLLAIPSVVIGFLTIGPMLFGDFFKDVIVVDAARHPAMAELAEAFHGPVAMALHGLTAAPFWLALAGVAASYYMYLVNPALPASIKRIFQPIYTLLENKYYLDWINENVLARATRGLGVALWKGGDQAVIDGALVNGSWKLVGWVAGVVRRVQTGYVYHYALVMILGIFVLMTYFVWLNK
- the nuoI gene encoding NADH-quinone oxidoreductase subunit NuoI, with protein sequence MAAVAAASFSVKDFFKSFLLVELVKGMVLTGRYAFRRKVTVQFPEEKTPLSPRFRGLHALRRYENGEERCIACKLCEAVCPAVAITIESDIRDDGSRRTTRYDIDLTKCIFCGFCEESCPVDSIVETHILEYHGEKRGDLYFTKDMLLAVGDRYETEIAAARAADAPYR
- the nuoN gene encoding NADH-quinone oxidoreductase subunit NuoN, encoding MIDNISWLAIYPEIVLLVMACVIALVDLAIHSPRRTGTYVLTLLTLGVVALLEGMYASRGNTFYGFGNMIVSDAMGNWLKCFAAIALMVTLIYGRPYAGDRDMLRGGELFTLSMFSLLGIFIMIGGNNFLVLYLGLELLTLSSYALVALRRDDATATEAAMKYFVLGAMASGFLLYGMSMVYGATGSLDIGEVFKAVNAGQIRHQVLVFGLVFIVAGLAFKLGAVPFHMWVPDVYEGAPTVVTLLVAGAPKLAAFAIVMRLLVDALLPLAIDWQQMLAVLAIGSLLVGNLAAIAQTNLKRMLAYSTISQMGFVLLGLMSGVINGTVDAATAQAAYSASMFYVVTYVLTTLAAFGVIMLLARSGFESDTIADMAGLNQRSPLYAGILAICMFSMAGVPPLVGFYSKLAVLQALVASGETLHIALAVFAVVMSLIGAFYYLRVVKVMYFDAPVQTAVVSAPLDVRMVLTLNGALLFVLGILPGGLMALCSDAILRSLAS